From Corvus cornix cornix isolate S_Up_H32 chromosome 1A, ASM73873v5, whole genome shotgun sequence, a single genomic window includes:
- the LOC120411909 gene encoding voltage-dependent T-type calcium channel subunit alpha-1I-like codes for MLSCSSLNLSDSPQCTLDLPVALCPVPAAGSQRPLAAPLSPASRRRSLRGRGLFNLRSLCRHQRSHSSGGSTSPGCTHHDSMDPSDEEGAGSSLRGGGNNSEPSETLSSLSLTSLFSPPPPGLTLVKKCSSTSSLHASPSPRRPAAHHAKPFYTVDPRGFLSMPSWVTDFCKDTPSPRQGEEPDGPGRLGTGDRSSPHPSELELGDGVSKRNR; via the coding sequence ATGCTTTCGTGTTCCAGCCTCAACCTCAGCGACTCTCCCCAGTGCACGCTGGACCTGCCGGTGGCTCTGTGCCCCGTGCCGGCGGCGGGCAGCCAAAGACCCCTGGCAGCGCCGCTGTcccccgcctcccgccgccggagcctgcggggccgggggctcTTCAACCTGCGGAGCCTGTGCCGCCACCAGCGCAGCCACAGCAGCGGCGGCAGCACCAGCCCCGGCTGCACCCACCACGACTCCATGGACCCCTCGGATGAGGAGGGGGCCGGCAGCAGCCTGCGCGGGGGTGGTAACAACAGCGAGCCCTCGGAGACGCTCAGCAGCCTCTCGCTGACCTCGCTCTTCTCGCCGCCCCCACCGGGGCTGACCCTGGTGAAGaagtgcagcagcaccagcagcctcCACGCCAGCCCctcgccccgccgccccgccgcccaCCACGCCAAGCCCTTCTACACCGTTGACCCTCGGGGCTTCCTCTCGATGCCCTCCTGGGTGACGGACTTCTGCAAGGACACCCCCTCGCCCAGGCAAGGAGAGGAGCCAGATGGCCCCGGCAGACTGGGGACAGGGGACCGCAGCTCCCCGCACCCTTCCGAGCTGGAGCTGGGCGACGGAGTCAGCAAGAGGAACAGATGA